One genomic window of Aptenodytes patagonicus chromosome 3, bAptPat1.pri.cur, whole genome shotgun sequence includes the following:
- the ABCB10 gene encoding ATP-binding cassette sub-family B member 10, mitochondrial isoform X2 — protein MSAPFFLGKVIDVIYTNPSEDFTDSLTSLCALLSGIFLCGAAANATRVYLMQTAGQRIVKRLRTTMFSSILKQETAFFDKTRTGELINRLSSDTALLGRSVTENLSDGLRAGAQASVGVGMMFFVSPSLAAFVLSVVPPLAVLAVIYGRYLRKLTKMTQDSLAEATQLAEERIGNIRTVRAFGQEVAEMEKYTNKVDYVLQLAKKEALARAGFFGATGLSGNLIVLSVLYKGGLLMGSAYMTVGELSSFLMYAFWVGISIGGLSSFYSELMKGLGAGGRLWELIERKPQLPFEEGITLGKDTFRGALEFKDVEFAYPTRPETSIFKDFSLSIPAGSVMALVGPSGTGKSTIVSLLLRLYDPISGTITVDGFDIRQLNPLWFRTKIGTVSQEPILFSCSIAENIAYGAEDPSTVTAEEIQKVAEIANAASFIRDFPKGFDTVVGEKGILLSGGQKQRIAIARALLKNPKILLLDEATSALDAENEYLVQEALDRLMEGRTVLIIAHRLSTIQNADFVAVLGQGRILECGKHEELLANPNGLFRKLMQKQAFLQNSDTFALDLQSRENDVLKENV, from the exons ATGTCAGCCCCTTTCTTTCTGGGTAAAGTTATTGATGTTATTTATACAAATCCCAGTGAAGACTTCACTGACAGCCTGACCAGCCTGTGTGCCTTGCTGAGTGGAATCTTTTTATGTGGTGCTGCTGCTAATGCTACTCGTGTCTACCTCATGCAGACTGCAg GACAAAGAATTGTGAAACGTTTGAGAACAACCATGTTCTCCTCTATTCTGAAGCAAGAAACCGCTTTCTTTGACAAGACCAGAACAGGAGAGCTGATAAACCGCTTATCTTCAGATACAGCCCTCTTGGGCCGTTCAGTGACTGAAAACCTCTCAGATGGGCTCAGGGCAGGAGCACAGGCATCTGTGGGGGTTGGAATGATG ttttttgTGTCACCTAGCCTTGCTGCATTTGTTCTGAGTGTTGTGCCACCCTTGGCTGTCCTGGCTGTTATTTATGGAAGATACTTGCGAAAACTTACTAAAATGACCCAAGATTCTCTTGCAGAAGCAACACAG TTAGCTGAAGAGCGTATTGGAAACATAAGAACAGTTCGAGCTTTTGGACAAGAAGTGGCTGAAATGGAGAAGTATACAAATAAAGTTGATTATGTGCTACAGCTGGCTAAAAAAGAGGCACTAGCTCGGGCAGGCTTCTTTGGAGCA acTGGCCTTTCTGGAAACTTAATTGTCCTCTCAGTCTTATACAAAGGAGGATTACTAATGGGCAGTGCCTACATGACAGTTGGTGAACTCTCATCTTTCCTAATGTATGCTTTCTGGGTTGGAATAAGCATTGGAG GTCTAAGCTCCTTTTATTCCGAACTAATGAAAGGACTAGGTGCTGGTGGACGTCTATGGGAACTTATTGAAAGGAAGCCCCAACTTCCATTTGAAG AGGGAATCACATTAGGCAAAGACACATTCAGAGGTGCTTTGGAATTCAAGGATGTTGAGTTTGCATATCCAACACGTCCAGAAACATCCATTTTCAAAGATTTTAGCCTTTCCATTCCGGCTGGCTCTGTTATGGCTCTGGTTGGCCCAAGTGGTACAGGGAAATCGACTATTGTATCCCTTCTGCTGAGGCTGTATGATCCTATCTCAG GTACTATCACTGTTGATGGCTTTGATATCCGTCAGTTAAATCCACTGTGGTTCAGGACAAAGATTGGTACAGTGAGTcag GAACCAATTCTGTTCTCCTGTTCTATTGCTGAAAATATTGCCTATGGTGCAGAGGATCCTTCTACTGTGACTGCAGAGGAGATTCAGAAAGTTGCTGAAATAGCTAATGCTGCTAGTTTTATCAGAGATTTTCCAAAAGGGTTTGACACTGTAGTTggagaaaaaggcattttgctttCAG GTGGACAGAAGCAACGAATTGCGATTGCTCGAGCTCTGCTCAAG AATCCTAAAATTCTTCTGTTAGATGAAGCAAcaag TGCTTTGGATGCTGAAAATGAGTATCTAGTGCAAGAAGCTCTGGACCGGCTGATGGAAGGGAGGACAGTCCTAATCATTGCTCATCGTCTGTCTACTATTCAGAATGCTGATTTTGTTGCAGTCCTTGGCCAGGGTAGAATTCTTGAATGTGGAAAACATGAGGAACTACTTGCAAATCCAAATGGACTTTTCAGGAAACTAATGCAGAAACAAGCTTTTCTTCAGAATAGTGATACTTTTGCATTAGATTTACAATCCAGAGAAAACgatgtattaaaagaaaatgtatga
- the ABCB10 gene encoding ATP-binding cassette sub-family B member 10, mitochondrial isoform X1, whose translation MAGYAPRLPWLLPLLRRAAPPPPWVRAAGGAAGLRAPPRPASRCGTPPPPPPLPPGAPCCRRRCLLLFPPAAAGSAPRPLSAAAGAETPAPPRGAAGAPPRFEARRLLALAHPERWRLTAAVGFLTVSSVITMSAPFFLGKVIDVIYTNPSEDFTDSLTSLCALLSGIFLCGAAANATRVYLMQTAGQRIVKRLRTTMFSSILKQETAFFDKTRTGELINRLSSDTALLGRSVTENLSDGLRAGAQASVGVGMMFFVSPSLAAFVLSVVPPLAVLAVIYGRYLRKLTKMTQDSLAEATQLAEERIGNIRTVRAFGQEVAEMEKYTNKVDYVLQLAKKEALARAGFFGATGLSGNLIVLSVLYKGGLLMGSAYMTVGELSSFLMYAFWVGISIGGLSSFYSELMKGLGAGGRLWELIERKPQLPFEEGITLGKDTFRGALEFKDVEFAYPTRPETSIFKDFSLSIPAGSVMALVGPSGTGKSTIVSLLLRLYDPISGTITVDGFDIRQLNPLWFRTKIGTVSQEPILFSCSIAENIAYGAEDPSTVTAEEIQKVAEIANAASFIRDFPKGFDTVVGEKGILLSGGQKQRIAIARALLKNPKILLLDEATSALDAENEYLVQEALDRLMEGRTVLIIAHRLSTIQNADFVAVLGQGRILECGKHEELLANPNGLFRKLMQKQAFLQNSDTFALDLQSRENDVLKENV comes from the exons ATGGCGGGCTACGCGCCgcgcctgccctggctgctgccgctgctgcggcgggcggcgccgccaCCCCCCTGGGTccgggccgccggcggggccgccggcctccgcgccccgccgcgcccggccagCAGGTGCGGGacgccgcctcccccgccgccgctgccgccgggcgCGCcgtgctgccgccgccgctgtctcctcctcttcccgcccgcggcggcgggcagcgccccgcGCCCCCTGAGCGCCGCCGCGGGCGCGGAGaccccggcgccgccgcggggggctgccggcgccccGCCGCGCTTCGAGGCTCGGAGGCTGCTGGCCCTGGCGCACCCCGAGCGCTGGAGACTGACAG CTGCTGTTGGCTTTCTGACAGTTTCCAGTGTCATTACCATGTCAGCCCCTTTCTTTCTGGGTAAAGTTATTGATGTTATTTATACAAATCCCAGTGAAGACTTCACTGACAGCCTGACCAGCCTGTGTGCCTTGCTGAGTGGAATCTTTTTATGTGGTGCTGCTGCTAATGCTACTCGTGTCTACCTCATGCAGACTGCAg GACAAAGAATTGTGAAACGTTTGAGAACAACCATGTTCTCCTCTATTCTGAAGCAAGAAACCGCTTTCTTTGACAAGACCAGAACAGGAGAGCTGATAAACCGCTTATCTTCAGATACAGCCCTCTTGGGCCGTTCAGTGACTGAAAACCTCTCAGATGGGCTCAGGGCAGGAGCACAGGCATCTGTGGGGGTTGGAATGATG ttttttgTGTCACCTAGCCTTGCTGCATTTGTTCTGAGTGTTGTGCCACCCTTGGCTGTCCTGGCTGTTATTTATGGAAGATACTTGCGAAAACTTACTAAAATGACCCAAGATTCTCTTGCAGAAGCAACACAG TTAGCTGAAGAGCGTATTGGAAACATAAGAACAGTTCGAGCTTTTGGACAAGAAGTGGCTGAAATGGAGAAGTATACAAATAAAGTTGATTATGTGCTACAGCTGGCTAAAAAAGAGGCACTAGCTCGGGCAGGCTTCTTTGGAGCA acTGGCCTTTCTGGAAACTTAATTGTCCTCTCAGTCTTATACAAAGGAGGATTACTAATGGGCAGTGCCTACATGACAGTTGGTGAACTCTCATCTTTCCTAATGTATGCTTTCTGGGTTGGAATAAGCATTGGAG GTCTAAGCTCCTTTTATTCCGAACTAATGAAAGGACTAGGTGCTGGTGGACGTCTATGGGAACTTATTGAAAGGAAGCCCCAACTTCCATTTGAAG AGGGAATCACATTAGGCAAAGACACATTCAGAGGTGCTTTGGAATTCAAGGATGTTGAGTTTGCATATCCAACACGTCCAGAAACATCCATTTTCAAAGATTTTAGCCTTTCCATTCCGGCTGGCTCTGTTATGGCTCTGGTTGGCCCAAGTGGTACAGGGAAATCGACTATTGTATCCCTTCTGCTGAGGCTGTATGATCCTATCTCAG GTACTATCACTGTTGATGGCTTTGATATCCGTCAGTTAAATCCACTGTGGTTCAGGACAAAGATTGGTACAGTGAGTcag GAACCAATTCTGTTCTCCTGTTCTATTGCTGAAAATATTGCCTATGGTGCAGAGGATCCTTCTACTGTGACTGCAGAGGAGATTCAGAAAGTTGCTGAAATAGCTAATGCTGCTAGTTTTATCAGAGATTTTCCAAAAGGGTTTGACACTGTAGTTggagaaaaaggcattttgctttCAG GTGGACAGAAGCAACGAATTGCGATTGCTCGAGCTCTGCTCAAG AATCCTAAAATTCTTCTGTTAGATGAAGCAAcaag TGCTTTGGATGCTGAAAATGAGTATCTAGTGCAAGAAGCTCTGGACCGGCTGATGGAAGGGAGGACAGTCCTAATCATTGCTCATCGTCTGTCTACTATTCAGAATGCTGATTTTGTTGCAGTCCTTGGCCAGGGTAGAATTCTTGAATGTGGAAAACATGAGGAACTACTTGCAAATCCAAATGGACTTTTCAGGAAACTAATGCAGAAACAAGCTTTTCTTCAGAATAGTGATACTTTTGCATTAGATTTACAATCCAGAGAAAACgatgtattaaaagaaaatgtatga